A single region of the Streptomyces sp. AM 4-1-1 genome encodes:
- a CDS encoding LLM class flavin-dependent oxidoreductase — protein sequence MPVTTPLHLAAEIGGPHGFDPARYVALARLAESGTLDFVTLGDSFARPGLDALAVLSRVAPATERIGLVPTVTTTHTEPFHVSSAVATLDWVSRGRAGWQADVSGTGAEARLFGRRPAAPAADLWHEAAEVADVAARLWDSWEDDAEVRDVATGRFIDRDKLHYVDFQGRGFSVRGPAIVPRPPQGHPVVVIDATAEVSREAAAAHADVVLVRTDEPGKAATVRADVRRRATAHGRDPDALRVFVALTVDLGDAESAPEPGLESGPLLAGGGSYYRGGPVDLADLITEWHQGGAVDGFHLTPIAPERDLERLVNGTATLLQHRCLLRRFYPGATLREHLGLARPANRYALVGGHA from the coding sequence ATGCCCGTCACCACCCCTCTCCATCTGGCCGCCGAGATCGGCGGACCGCACGGTTTCGACCCCGCCAGGTACGTCGCCCTCGCCCGGCTCGCCGAGAGCGGCACGCTCGACTTCGTCACCCTCGGCGACTCGTTCGCCCGGCCGGGCCTCGACGCGCTCGCCGTGCTCTCCCGGGTCGCGCCCGCCACCGAACGGATCGGACTGGTGCCGACCGTCACGACCACCCACACCGAGCCGTTCCACGTCTCGTCGGCCGTCGCCACGCTGGACTGGGTGAGCCGGGGCCGGGCCGGCTGGCAGGCCGACGTGTCGGGAACCGGCGCGGAGGCCCGGCTGTTCGGCCGCCGCCCGGCCGCCCCCGCGGCCGACCTGTGGCACGAGGCGGCCGAGGTCGCCGATGTCGCCGCCCGGCTCTGGGACAGCTGGGAGGACGACGCCGAGGTACGGGACGTCGCCACCGGACGCTTCATCGACCGGGACAAGCTGCACTACGTCGACTTCCAGGGGCGCGGCTTCAGCGTCCGGGGACCGGCGATCGTGCCCCGGCCCCCGCAGGGCCACCCGGTGGTCGTCATCGACGCGACGGCCGAGGTGAGCCGGGAGGCCGCGGCCGCCCACGCCGACGTCGTCCTCGTACGCACCGACGAACCCGGCAAGGCCGCCACGGTCCGCGCCGATGTGCGCCGGCGCGCCACCGCGCACGGACGCGACCCCGACGCGCTCCGGGTGTTCGTCGCGCTCACCGTCGACCTCGGGGACGCCGAGAGCGCCCCCGAACCCGGGCTGGAGAGCGGCCCGTTGCTCGCCGGAGGAGGCTCCTACTACCGGGGCGGCCCGGTCGACCTCGCCGACCTGATCACCGAATGGCACCAGGGGGGCGCGGTGGACGGTTTCCACCTCACCCCCATCGCCCCCGAACGCGATCTGGAACGGCTCGTCAACGGCACGGCCACCCTCCTCCAGCACCGCTGCCTGCTGCGCCGCTTCTACCCCGGTGCCACCCTCCGCGAGCACCTGGGACTCGCCCGCCCCGCCAACCGCTACGCCCTTGTCGGAGGACACGCATGA
- a CDS encoding amino acid ABC transporter ATP-binding protein has translation MVDIRSVHKSFGALEVLRGVDLSVRTGEVTVVLGPSGSGKSTLLRTINHLERVDRGWVSVDGVLIGYRREGDRLHELREREVLRQRTRIGFVFQNFNLFPHLTVLENIIEAPVAALRRPRKAAVASAEKLLARVGLADRSGAYPAQLSGGQRQRVAIARALALEPKLLLFDEPTSALDPELVGEVLDVIRDLAEQGTTMIVVTHEIGFAREVADTVVFMDEGRIVEQGPPADVLDRPRHERTRAFLSKVL, from the coding sequence ATGGTCGACATCCGCTCCGTGCACAAGAGCTTCGGCGCCCTGGAGGTGCTGCGCGGCGTCGACCTCTCGGTACGGACCGGTGAGGTGACCGTCGTCCTCGGCCCCTCCGGCTCGGGGAAGTCCACACTGCTGCGGACCATCAACCACCTGGAGCGGGTCGACCGCGGCTGGGTCAGCGTCGACGGCGTCCTGATCGGCTACCGGAGGGAGGGCGACAGGCTCCACGAACTCCGCGAGCGCGAGGTGCTGCGGCAACGCACCCGGATCGGCTTCGTGTTCCAGAACTTCAACCTCTTCCCGCACCTGACCGTCCTGGAGAACATCATCGAGGCCCCGGTCGCGGCGCTGCGCCGCCCCAGGAAGGCGGCCGTGGCCTCGGCGGAGAAGCTCCTGGCCCGGGTCGGGCTCGCCGACAGGTCGGGGGCGTACCCGGCGCAGCTCTCCGGCGGGCAGCGGCAGCGGGTGGCCATCGCCCGCGCCCTCGCCCTCGAACCGAAGCTGCTGCTGTTCGACGAGCCGACCTCCGCGCTCGACCCCGAGCTGGTCGGCGAGGTCCTGGACGTCATCAGGGACCTGGCCGAGCAGGGCACCACCATGATCGTCGTCACCCATGAGATCGGCTTCGCCCGCGAGGTCGCCGACACCGTCGTCTTCATGGACGAGGGCCGGATCGTCGAGCAGGGCCCGCCCGCCGACGTACTGGACCGGCCACGCCACGAGCGCACCCGCGCCTTTCTCTCCAAGGTCCTGTGA